One genomic segment of Leptospira sp. WS92.C1 includes these proteins:
- a CDS encoding CYTH domain-containing protein, with amino-acid sequence MEIERKFLVLSDQYKRLGSSELISQGYLNSDKNRTVRVRIQGSKATLTIKSATVEISREEYEYEIPLNDAKELLNRVCEKPIIEKTRYKIEYQNFVWEVDEFFGDNLGLVVAEIELEYPEQKFNKPDWIGEEVSHDQRYFNSSLIKNPFKNWHPIVNKNL; translated from the coding sequence ATGGAAATAGAAAGAAAGTTTCTTGTATTAAGTGATCAATACAAAAGGCTCGGGAGTTCCGAGCTGATTTCTCAAGGTTATCTAAACTCTGATAAAAATCGGACAGTTCGGGTCCGAATTCAAGGTTCCAAGGCAACCCTTACTATTAAATCCGCCACCGTTGAAATTTCTCGCGAAGAATATGAGTATGAGATTCCTCTGAATGATGCAAAAGAATTATTGAATAGAGTTTGTGAGAAACCTATTATAGAAAAGACACGTTATAAAATTGAGTATCAAAATTTTGTTTGGGAAGTAGATGAATTTTTCGGAGATAATTTAGGGTTAGTTGTTGCTGAAATTGAATTGGAATATCCTGAGCAGAAGTTTAATAAACCAGATTGGATAGGTGAGGAAGTATCTCATGATCAGCGTTACTTCAATTCCAGCTTAATTAAAAATCCTTTCAAAAATTGGCATCCAATAGTTAATAAAAATTTATAG
- a CDS encoding reverse transcriptase domain-containing protein — translation MANENKQQSLKNDNKKKFVLEIRKFSKRYYTDSEKVAITNSFRSLLDQKYSSTKQIGDLKFLVESQIQEKGFIDFNLASVITPRLIGESLLSLNKKAAPGLDTRFVYDLMQNGINFCEELSNEIQNYQYIPGPYTIREIQKDSSDPSNVRKIGVFQNKDKVIQKLLYCILETIYDVLFIDASFAYRPSRSPQKASKFLQEALKNCDKEYAVVIDIKKYFDSIPHQPLITILKEKVRSQDILIYIEDFLKSTRIHNQERIQNSIGTPQGSLLGAILSNIYLHYVLDIPLTEQFSNIAYCRYADDFLVFTKTRKEAIEILSFIAKQFSMYGLFISEKTGNNICHTSKGEIPFIGYLIIYNEGKYQILPSKYKIEKQKDKFMNSISIHENENLLFSDFRGIKDQLHRKIKRGTIFQKIEGYRDSLRHYESELNGLELLVQSNKELITELKDLLFIHGDDNGTIRRVVSYARKILVKQIELLINEKEVLEVITV, via the coding sequence TTGGCTAATGAAAATAAACAGCAATCGCTGAAAAATGATAATAAAAAAAAGTTCGTCCTTGAGATTAGAAAGTTTTCTAAACGGTACTATACTGATTCCGAGAAAGTTGCTATTACCAATTCATTCCGATCACTTCTCGATCAAAAATATTCTTCTACTAAACAAATAGGGGACTTAAAATTTCTTGTAGAAAGCCAAATTCAAGAAAAAGGTTTTATAGATTTTAATCTTGCCTCCGTTATTACCCCGAGACTTATTGGGGAATCATTGTTAAGTTTAAATAAGAAGGCCGCGCCTGGTCTGGATACTCGATTCGTTTATGATTTAATGCAAAACGGTATTAATTTCTGCGAAGAACTTAGTAACGAGATTCAAAACTATCAATATATACCTGGTCCATACACGATTAGAGAGATACAAAAAGATTCGAGTGATCCTTCAAATGTTCGTAAAATAGGTGTATTTCAGAATAAAGACAAAGTTATTCAAAAGCTTCTGTATTGCATTCTGGAGACCATTTACGACGTTTTATTCATTGATGCCTCCTTTGCCTATAGGCCGAGTAGATCGCCGCAAAAGGCTTCTAAATTTCTCCAAGAAGCTCTTAAAAATTGTGATAAAGAATATGCCGTAGTCATCGATATCAAAAAGTATTTCGACTCGATTCCACATCAGCCATTGATAACGATCCTGAAAGAAAAGGTTCGTAGCCAAGACATTCTAATCTATATAGAAGATTTTCTAAAAAGTACCAGAATTCACAATCAGGAACGTATCCAAAATAGTATCGGAACACCGCAAGGAAGTTTGCTTGGTGCGATTCTTAGTAATATCTATCTTCACTATGTTCTAGACATTCCTTTAACAGAACAATTTAGCAATATTGCTTACTGTCGTTATGCAGATGATTTTTTAGTGTTTACAAAGACCAGAAAAGAAGCGATTGAGATTCTAAGCTTTATTGCTAAACAATTTTCTATGTATGGTCTTTTCATTTCTGAAAAAACAGGTAACAACATTTGCCATACTTCAAAAGGTGAAATTCCATTTATAGGCTATCTTATTATTTATAATGAAGGTAAATATCAGATATTGCCTAGTAAATATAAGATCGAAAAGCAAAAAGATAAGTTTATGAACAGTATATCTATTCATGAGAATGAAAATTTATTATTCTCAGATTTTAGAGGGATTAAAGATCAGTTACATAGAAAAATAAAAAGAGGCACTATATTTCAGAAAATAGAAGGTTATAGAGATTCTTTAAGACATTATGAATCGGAACTCAATGGTTTAGAATTATTGGTACAGTCTAACAAAGAGTTAATAACAGAACTAAAGGATCTACTATTTATACATGGAGATGATAATGGTACTATTAGAAGGGTTGTTAGTTATGCTAGAAAAATACTAGTTAAACAGATAGAACTGTTAATAAATGAAAAGGAGGTATTAGAGGTTATTACTGTATAA
- a CDS encoding HNH endonuclease: MKLSKYLKEKYWETIYFNMQAIRRRHAEIIRLSSSVGSKKGYSLYSANFFSEQLIKKYVEKDMLKIHHETFLYFIKTKYAYIEKVHSRKTFPLSLRDHIFSRDNYCCQLCGISNTVAIINSHYLEVVHIKDLSEGGNTSFSNGQTICSKCNKGRNSAKKQKASSKSKRKLIKT; the protein is encoded by the coding sequence ATGAAACTGAGTAAATATTTAAAAGAGAAATATTGGGAGACTATCTATTTCAACATGCAAGCCATCAGAAGAAGACATGCAGAAATAATTCGACTTTCCTCATCGGTCGGAAGTAAGAAGGGATACTCTTTATATTCCGCTAATTTTTTCAGTGAGCAATTAATCAAAAAATATGTAGAAAAAGATATGTTAAAAATTCACCACGAAACCTTTTTATACTTTATTAAAACCAAGTATGCTTATATAGAAAAGGTTCATAGCAGGAAAACGTTTCCTTTATCTTTAAGGGACCACATTTTTTCAAGAGATAACTATTGCTGCCAATTATGTGGAATATCCAATACCGTTGCTATAATAAATAGTCATTATTTAGAAGTAGTACACATAAAGGATCTAAGTGAAGGCGGAAATACAAGCTTTTCCAATGGTCAAACTATTTGTTCGAAGTGTAACAAAGGTAGAAATTCGGCAAAGAAGCAGAAAGCTTCTTCAAAAAGTAAAAGAAAGTTAATTAAAACATAA
- a CDS encoding IS481 family transposase, whose protein sequence is MTTAQKIIKNKVGLLKLAETLGNVSKACNVMGYSRDSFYRFQELYEKGGELALQDLSRRKPNPKNRIEPEKEEAVKKMAIDFPAYGQQRASNELKKQGIIVAPATVRSVWVRHDLETFQKRLKALEAFMAQGNSPVLTESQVQALERRKLEKQVEGEIETEHPGYLGCQDTYYVGTIKGVGRIYQQTFIDSYSKVAMAKLYDRKNALVAADMLNDKVIPWFEEEGLRLLRILTDRGTEYCGNREHHEFQLFLALEDIDHSKTKARHPQSNGICERFHRTIQDEFYAIAFRKKVYSSIEDLQKDLDHWIDSYNNERTHQGKYCFGKTPIQTFLDTKELAKNKYLDNLQFS, encoded by the coding sequence ATGACAACGGCACAAAAAATAATCAAGAACAAGGTAGGTCTTTTGAAGTTAGCAGAGACCTTAGGGAACGTCTCAAAGGCGTGTAACGTTATGGGCTATTCACGGGATAGTTTCTATCGTTTTCAAGAGTTATATGAGAAAGGAGGCGAACTCGCTCTCCAGGATCTGAGTAGACGTAAACCGAATCCTAAAAATCGTATCGAACCTGAAAAAGAAGAAGCGGTAAAAAAAATGGCGATCGACTTTCCTGCTTACGGTCAACAGAGAGCATCGAATGAATTGAAAAAACAAGGAATCATAGTAGCACCTGCGACCGTTCGTAGTGTATGGGTTCGTCACGATCTGGAGACCTTTCAAAAAAGACTGAAGGCTTTAGAGGCGTTCATGGCTCAAGGGAATTCTCCCGTATTAACCGAATCACAAGTGCAGGCATTAGAAAGAAGAAAATTAGAAAAGCAAGTTGAAGGTGAGATAGAAACAGAACACCCAGGATACTTAGGATGTCAAGATACGTATTACGTGGGCACAATCAAAGGCGTAGGAAGGATTTACCAACAGACCTTTATCGATTCCTATTCTAAAGTGGCGATGGCAAAACTTTACGATAGAAAAAATGCTTTAGTAGCAGCCGATATGTTAAACGACAAAGTGATTCCTTGGTTCGAAGAAGAAGGCCTTCGCTTGTTGAGAATTTTAACGGATAGAGGGACCGAGTATTGCGGAAATAGAGAACACCATGAATTTCAGTTGTTCCTTGCTTTGGAAGATATAGACCATTCAAAAACAAAAGCAAGGCATCCTCAATCTAATGGAATTTGTGAAAGATTTCACCGAACCATTCAAGACGAATTTTATGCCATTGCTTTCAGGAAAAAGGTATACAGCTCGATTGAAGATTTGCAAAAAGATTTGGATCACTGGATCGATTCTTATAATAACGAACGAACCCATCAAGGCAAGTATTGTTTTGGTAAAACTCCGATACAGACTTTTCTTGACACGAAGGAATTAGCTAAGAATAAGTATCTCGACAACTTACAATTTTCGTAA